In the Candidatus Delongbacteria bacterium genome, CTCTGCCGCAAGGGCACGTGCGGCCTGCTGCTCGTGCCGGTTGAACGGGAAATCGATCATCTGCCATTCGATGCGGGGCGCGGCGGAGCCCAGTTCGCGGCGAATCCGGAGCAGGCGCTTCAGGTTGTCCAGCACACGCTCCAGCTGGCCGCCGCGCCGGTACTGGCCATAACTCTCCTGGCTGAGGCCGTCGATGGCCACCTGCAGGTAATCCAGACCCGAGCACACAAGGCGGGCGAGCATCTCGTCGGACAGGGGCATCGAGAAATTGCTGGAGATCACGGTGCCCACATTGCGTTGCGAGGCGTACTGGATGTACTCCACGATGCGCGGGTCCAGCAGAGGTTCCCCCTGGTCGTAGAGTGACACCTCCAGCAAGGTGGGAGACAATTGGTCCAGCAGGCGGGTGTAGACATCGAAATCGAGGAAGCCATTGTGACGGGGCACGGACCCATCGTGACAATGCTGGCACCTGAGGTTGCAGCAATCGGTGGTTTCCACCTTGAGATAGAGTGGCCGTGAGCGCAGAACGACTCGGTGCAGCCTGAACTCGAGCAGGCAAAGGCCGGCATTCAACAGCTTGCGCGCCGTGAGGTGCGCACGGACGATGGCCCAGTGCCGGTTGGCCAGCAGGGACACCAGGTTGTGATAACTGAGCCTCAAGCCCTTCTCCTCGTCGTTCCGCAAGGCGATCAGGTGACAGCGGTCGATTTCCAGCCCCAACATACGCATGCCCCGAACACTGTTTCAGCATCCACACGGAAAAGGCGGAGTGTCGATCACCGATCGGACTGCCAAGACTCTCGAGCACTGAACGTCTGCTCCGTCTCGAGAATCGACGGCGCCCGGTTGTCTGGAACTGTGCCGAAAATCACTCCGGACCCTGCCATTTTGCAGCGCCCAAAGCGGAAACTGGCCGGATTTCCTATCTTCGCGCCCTGTTGCCGGAGAGGTGCCAGAGTGGCCGATCGGGACAGACTCGAAATCTGTTGTACACTATGTGTACCGTGGGTTCGAATCCCACCCTCTCCGTTCCAGCTGGGAACGTCTTGATTTTCAAGGCGTTCCCTTTTGCTTTTTCAGCGCTGTGCCGGATGCGGGCCATGCTGGGTACAAGGGAAGGATGGGGCGCGCGGCTTGCGTCGGATCCGTTGGCGCAAGCGATGCAAATCGTCTGAGTCCACTTTTCCTGACGAAAGTGTCTTGAATGAGCCGTACTCTTCCTGCGTCAAACATGAGGCTACACATGCTCCCAAGATTCTTGCTCCTGCTGGCCCTGGGCCTGCCTGTGGCAGCCGGCGCCCAGTGCGATTCCGGTTTGCTGTTCCATTCCTACCAGATTCCCGGCCAGCTCGGCCAGTACGCGATCCACGACGCGCCCGGGTCGATCAGCGCCCCCTCGAACTGGACGATCACCAGTGGAGGGCGGTTGTCCCAGAGTTCCAACATCTATACGGGCAGCTATCCGGACTGGGCTGGCAGCATGGCCTGGCTGGATGCTGAATGCTGGCAGGCCTTTCGCCTGCGTGTGACCGTTTCCCCGTCGGACAATGACCAGTGGGGGCTGTTCTTTGCCGCCGACAATCCGGGTGAGGCCATCGATGGCTACCGGATCGCCTTCTCCAATGAGCTGGAGGCCGGATTTCATCTGCAACGTGGCATCGCCGGTTCCTGGACCACCATTGCCAACGTGCCCGGAAACTCCTTTCTGGAAGACACGGACCAGCTGCTCGAGATCGAGTTCGATTCGCCCACCATTCGTGTGACATTCGCCGGCACGCTGCTGGCGGACGTCGAGGACGCTATGTATACACAGGGGCAGATCGGTTACTGGGTCCGGGGGATGCAGGGCATCACCTTTGACAATCTGTACATCACGGACGATCTGCTTCTGGATGGCGACCCCTTTGCCGATGCGGTGGTCTTCAATGGAGTACAGCCCGGCAACGTGGGCAATGCCCACATGGATCCAGGCCAGACTCTGGGAGCACCCGACGGCGAGTTCACCTCTCTTGGCGGAGCCTGCGCCGCGAATCCCGACAGCAGCATCGTGGTGCTGGACATGGGTCCGGACGCGGAATCGATCACCGACGGGCCGGGCATGGATTTTGAAGTGCTGGAGATCGGCCAGTTCAACGGCGGAGTCGCGGAGCCCTTCGAGGTGTACCTGTCGAATCAGGCCACCGGCCCCTGGACATATATCGGCCTGGGGGATGGCGACAGCTTCTTCGATCTGGCGGGTACCGGCATCTGCAGCGCACGCTACGTCCGCCTGGTGGACCAGAGCACCGAAACCTGCAATTCGGCGAGCCAGGTTCCGGGTTCCGATATCGACGCCGTGATCGCCTTCTATCCCGGTCAGATCGACCTGCCCACACCGGTTCTGGAGATCTCGATCGCTGGCGGGATGGTCCACCTGCAATGGAACACACTGCTCTGCGCGAGTCACTACCGGGTGGAATCGGCGGCGATCCCCTCCTCCGGCCCCATCGCCTGGAGCCTGCTGGAGATCACAGGAGCTGGCGAGAGCCTGCAAGCCCTGCCTGCCGATCCTTCCGATCGGCTCTACCGGGTGATCGCTGTCGCACCCTGAGAACCGGATGCCCCGCAGGAAACGGCGCGCCTGGCACACAAGCAAAAGCGGAACGCTCCGATGTGGAGCGTTCCGCTTTCTGTGTCATCCGTCCCACGTGTGCATCGTCAGCGCACAGGCTGTCCTGCTCAGCGCACGGCGCGCACCATGAACAGCCCGATTCCTTCCGTCACCGGGAAAGTGGCTTGGGTATCCACTGTTTCCAGCAGCAGGGTCTCGGCGCCGCCGAAACCGTCAAGGCTGTAGACGCGGTAGCCTGTCGAGCCCGGACTGGCTGTCCAGCTCAGGTGCAGATCGCCGCCAAGCAGTTCGATCTGGGTCGTGACGGGTTCCAGTGGCCCGAATGTCGCGGCGAACACAAAGGCGCGCTCCAGAAACTCCGTCAGCGAGATCGAGCCGGGGACCAGGTTGGGATAGGGCACAATTCCCTCGACCGGAAAACCGAAGAACAAGGCCCGCTTGCCGGCGTGCGAGGTCCAGGCGGCCGCCTGTCCGACATCCACCTGATCATAGTATCCCCACATGATGCCAAGCTCGTTCGCCGTCGGTCCGGCGGCGATCACATCCACGCTCAAGCTGTACGCTGTGATCAGCTGGGTGCCGCCGAAGAAGGGGTCGTCCTCCGTACAGCGCAGGACCGGAAAGGCGTCGGTCCAGGTATCGGGACTCAAGATGGAGATATCGAAGATGTCCGCGAGGAACTGGGCGTTGGCAGGATTGTAGTGCATTCCCATGCCGGAAAACAGCAGGAAGCCGCCCTGGTTGACGAAGGTCGTCAGGCCATTGCGCAGGTCTCCCGTGACGTTCTGGGCACTCTGCCCTCCCAGCCAGATGATGGTCTCGTAGCGCAGCAGCTCCGTGGAGGTGAGGGGAGACGAGTCCTGATGGAACCAGAAGTCGTGTGTGTAGCCAAGCGCGGTGAGGGCGTTGGGCACAAGATTGTCGCCACCACTCCCGGGCGCACTGTCCACGACGAGCATGTTCGCCCGGCCCAGACGCTGGCTGCGTGTGAACACCACACTGACCGCGCCGCTGTCCGAGTCGGCGCTCACCGTGAAGGTCAGGGTCGCCCACTGGGGCTCGATGCCTTCCGACACC is a window encoding:
- a CDS encoding TlpA family protein disulfide reductase yields the protein MNRFAATVLAMLGFALSAHAVYLVGDRPADFSATDWNGNPWSLYEHRGKVVLLNFSASWCGPCHLEFPDLQSDFEAVYDPRAFELVSIDTENDSSAFLHATWDVYNPTFPILVDMEPLYWAYGNGGIPYNVVINPDGVIVHSQSGYTSHNPILAEAVANIVPYFTPVISIASLEVVGDDNLDGRPDGGETLGFQLTLSNAPNSQEARNMSVTLESDNPALTITQPTVSFPDLPSNSSVAGNALFEAQVSEGIEPQWATLTFTVSADSDSGAVSVVFTRSQRLGRANMLVVDSAPGSGGDNLVPNALTALGYTHDFWFHQDSSPLTSTELLRYETIIWLGGQSAQNVTGDLRNGLTTFVNQGGFLLFSGMGMHYNPANAQFLADIFDISILSPDTWTDAFPVLRCTEDDPFFGGTQLITAYSLSVDVIAAGPTANELGIMWGYYDQVDVGQAAAWTSHAGKRALFFGFPVEGIVPYPNLVPGSISLTEFLERAFVFAATFGPLEPVTTQIELLGGDLHLSWTASPGSTGYRVYSLDGFGGAETLLLETVDTQATFPVTEGIGLFMVRAVR
- a CDS encoding radical SAM protein produces the protein MLGLEIDRCHLIALRNDEEKGLRLSYHNLVSLLANRHWAIVRAHLTARKLLNAGLCLLEFRLHRVVLRSRPLYLKVETTDCCNLRCQHCHDGSVPRHNGFLDFDVYTRLLDQLSPTLLEVSLYDQGEPLLDPRIVEYIQYASQRNVGTVISSNFSMPLSDEMLARLVCSGLDYLQVAIDGLSQESYGQYRRGGQLERVLDNLKRLLRIRRELGSAAPRIEWQMIDFPFNRHEQQAARALAAELGVDRFLLKPDCYSTYPAPDYRRRSRCSLPWFSCAVECDSKLSACFIKDDETLDIGQLDDSSFDRLWNSATCRALRSRRFPAADDDDGYCARCNRFDGRAGSAYTNR